The nucleotide sequence attaattttgaaaaaagtagtgaactaaatgaaaaaatattgaaattagtttcttataattgacttttctgtacaaaaataaaataaaaaccgtgggtaattttttttagacatccccaattataacccatatatatttaaaatgggctaattactagctttcatttgatacccatattgttacaatacaaaatattttttttcattcctccgccatattttttttcgtcgaagctatattgaaattttatatagcctgtgtcactccgacagttatgacgaatccaatgatacctcatatgttaaaatccgtctagccgtttaggctgcagcgaggaccaaagaaatggacatacatacccacatacatatatacatacatacatacatacgctcgaaaaacataaccctcctttgggcagtcgggtaaaaacggtAAATTTCAAGATTAGTTTGGTATAAacataattacctactttttttaacttttttgctacctttttttttgtttttagcacATATCTTTGTAATTGAAGGCCTCCAAGAATAATCCTATCCTATCCATCCGTCATTATGGGGCTAcacaggaaaaaaataattagaaagAATCGCAAGAAAGTAAGTAACATATTGTTTTCTACCGAAAGAAagattgttattattatgaaatcTAGTAGTCATTTTAATGTAGACACCTTACAGATTATAAGTATTTAGTGTACATTTAAAGAAGGTAGATATTTTTATAGCCTTTAAAGACGTTCACGAGACAAACGAATTTTGCActtgaaatattttacttaattgttttattatcgCTGATTCCCAGACACGTGGTGGCGCGGGAACGACTGTCAAGAAGAAACCTATACGTTCTGTTAAAATATCCAAAGTTCCCACTACAACAACATGCAAAAAACCAACATGTTACGCTTGCAAAGTAAGCTAATATGGCAGTGAACAAGCTACTTAGTTTACTTGTTAAGCACTTAACTGTATTGCATTGTCTTCATTATGCCTTCTTTTTTCTGCAGaaagtaaaaacaataaactacGACAAAGGAGGAGTGAAAAGGATTTACTCTCCATTCACATTGACTAAATTAGCGCCATCGCCGAAACCAATAATAAAAACCGAAAGAAGAATTCCGCCCCTCGAAAGCCATTATAAATCTTACGGATTATCTCCTAAAGAAAAAATGTATATCATTGCCAGTTGCCAGACTAGAACCTCTCAATATGCTTACCTTAAAAGTTTAGCAGCAAAtgctataaaaaatagaaaaatattcgCATTGTACGGCTACTGTAACGCTGTACGAAAAGCTTTAGTCGAACGcggttgggtggaaaaaatccCAGCGAGTCGAATGAACTTATCCAGAATACGCAACGGTATATACACAAGTAAAGCAGATATTCATAGCGAACTAGAGAGATTACTCCTCTcaaattttgtagaaaaatataGTCCTAATTTTATATGGACTTCAAGGGAAGAATTCAAAGATAACACTATAGACATGACCAGTGATTACACGACTATTGTGAATAAACTGAGGATAGATGCCATGTGGACAACGAAGCAAGGGTTGTGCTCATCGATGAAAAGAAACTATTGGTTTTATATAGAAAACGTAGCTGAAGTCAATGTTCCACGAACGTACAATAGCTATGAAAGTGGCGAAATCGAAGGATTCATTTCAGACTTCAAAATAACTGCGTGTACTAGTTTGCTGAAATGGGTACTCTCGATGGTTGCTAACGACCGGCCTGTATTTGTCAGATCTGGAAAAATACCTATGAATGTCCTCTTATTTGCTCTGAACAGATGCAAAGAATATCTCTTCAAGAAACAGAACAAAGACATCGACCGACCTGTGATGCCAGTCAGCAGCGGGCAGTGGaattcatttttgaaaaaatactatCAAATAATTTCGAAAGCGGAAGTTTTCGAAGctgataaaaataatcaattacCGTTATATTTGGGTTAtgcaaaattgttcttgaaagaGATTCTCAAATATCGACCACAACTAAGTTGCGAAGGCTGTCACAATATTTGGATTGTAAAACCTGCACACTGCTCTAGAGGTAGAGGCATAACAATGGCTTCGAAGCTGGGTGTCCTATCTGGGATGTTATGCAAGGCCACCTCAAAATATGTTGTCCAGAAATATATTGGTTTGTTCTGATTTATACAATTTCAAAATCGTTGATGAGCAGTagttaaggctccgtttccaccagagagtGCAATGATGTGTtacaagaaatgtgtttttcatgaaccaatagaaacgcttcatttacctcgcctcgctccgctcagttgtTTCTACTAGAGGTGTGccgtgcgaggataggtaaatgaagcgtttctattctCTCAcatgataaacacattcctcgcaacatatcctcgtacatctttggtggaaacgcaagtCTAACTATCAAACTTAATACCTAATTAAGTATTTGTTTGCAGAAGAGCCATTGCTCATTTATGACACCAAATTTGACATACGACAATATTATCTCATCACAAACACGTGCCCCTTAGTGGTATGGATGTATAGAGACTGTTACCTCAAGTTTAGTTCACAAAAGTACAACCTAAGGAATTACCACGAATCAATTCACCTGACGAACAACGCTGTACAGAAGAAGTACAAAAACTGTGACAATCGGAACGACGAGCTCCCGCTTAATAATATGTGGCATTCTGACCAGTACAAAAAGTATTTGGTTGGAGTTGGGCAAGAAGATGTGTGGGATACCGTCATTTATCCTGGCATGAGAAAGTCCATCGTCGGAGTGATGCTCAACTGCCAGGACTCATTGTCTGAGTGCAGACACCGCTTCGAACTGTACGGATGCGACTTCATTCTTGACAGTAAATACAATCCTTGGTTGATAGAGATCAACTCATGTCCGGACTTGCAACATACTACGCCAGTTACCGCAAAGATATGCCCTGCTGTTGTTTCAGACATTATCAAAGGCAAGTTCTTAATTTATAGTAAGTATTccttgaattttaaataaatttcacaaCGCTTTACGCACTCAGAGAAAAACCCAGACAAGATGCAAGTATATCTACTTATGAGGATCTACATCGCAATTTTAAAAATCCTAATAGTCTACATGCAGCCATGCAGCTGAGATTTGACTACAAAGCTGCCTTGAATAACATCAAATCTGACCTTAAAAATCTTGTACAACTTTTGACAGTTAGGTCAGGACACACAACACATATGATATATGATACTTAGCATGTTTATTTCTTTGAATGTCCCgaaatattaaaatgttatgTAAATCACGGTATCTTGTTCACAGTTGTCATCGATTTTGCAAAAAACCCGAATTGTTCGACTGGTAAATTCGAATGTATTTACCGCCAGCCCGTGACTATACCTAGGTACATGTTGTCTGGAGATCTAACCGTTCGTGGCTACAGTCTACCAACCGACTACTTCTACAGAGGTCAAATAGAAGTCAAAGAGTCGTACGATAATGCCGACATTGGCAAAGAAAAAGATATTAACAAAATCATGAAAGAAATGAAAAAGCTTTACGACGAAGATGTAACGCTTGAATCAGAACCTGACTATCTAAATCTAAATACATCCAAAGAAAACATCATTGTACGTGATACACATTTTACGGACTCTGACATCGATGAAACTGGAGGGGCTTCTTCTTGTAGTATCACTGAACAACTGGGCGACCTGCTTTTCAACATTACACCAGAAAAAAATTCTGAGCCTGACGGTGGAGAAACAGTGAATCATCTCTTAATTGATAGCAAATACCCTGAAGTACCTCCTAAAGTTGAAACTGTTTTGAGCAAAACTTTAAGTACGTCTAAATGTAGCAGATCCCTGATTGAAGATAAATCCCTTGATTTTGGCCCAGTAGATGATGAACCAATGAGTAAAGTCAGTGGGTGGGTAAACCCTCTTCAACGGGCTATACACGACTTGTCCTCCTGTGCTACACGAGGACTCGATTCCACAGAAATGCAAGGAGAAATAAAAAAGATGAATAATATGATTCATAGTAAAACTGAGTCCTATCACAGCATCGAGCAAGCTGttgcaaatttaattaattttttaaaggaaaaagaaaaagaatgtCGTAAATAACTTAATAGCTATGCATGTCCAACTTGTCCAAGATTACTAGAAAAAAATAAGCGATACTAACTAAAGCggcgattacactgagtcgttcaccAAACCACATAATACATAATAGTACAAGACCTaacgcggtcgccgaacttgtttcaaacacTACTAAGGCCAATGAACGTCGTCTTATACTACCGTGTTCTTTCCACTTTTGGAcgacttacagccttattcataaaaagttagagcctccttgaaggctccttgaaggcccgatgctaaaaacatgattcataaacgtctgttagcgctaatcagtcgatcaaggctctgctaaagttagaggaccgtagaccctcctttatctccctgctaagtcacaaaatggccgccacaagtttgaacagctgactttgactagagcaaaaaccataggtaccgaagatatttatagtgaaggcagggctacgcagataaaaaaaaaacagaaaaattaattttcaggaatttgtatttaaaaatcctctaaattagcaacaataaattaacaataaatatgaaaaaaaaaaaataaggatgattaattatggctttttgcacaacataaacatgcggatcggaaatggcgggaaagcaaacatctcgctttttattttttttcctggtaatttgctgtcactgctgtcaatttttttttttaattatcgattaggccatttttttgtctttgatttgtcaaggtggccaacataacgcgtctaatccgtctatcagcagctcaacaactagcagactgctagcaagcgtttatgaatcatacttcttgacaaccgtctaacaagcttaatcagtctgctaagtaacagaccgatcaaacctcaattaaggattttttatgaataaggctgttagtgtttGCTTCTTTAGTGGTCTTTTGTCCCGGTGCTCAGACCTCTTAAACGataacgatatttttgtagttgacAACAATATAACTTGACAGCTGGTAGgtacggtcacgatcgttaatttgtgGACctcacttaagatcgaatacttatctgtcattttgtatgtatttatgacaattcaaaggactcTTTCACGAAATGGGttccaaattaacgatcgtgaccgtacCTACCAGCTGTCAAGTTATTATTGTGTAGGCacattattttgaataattttgtacaatctatctatatctattctatacatataataaatctgtagaaagtcggtgtctgtacattggaaatatttgagaaaaactgttactaGGGTAGGGGCCTATATCAGCGCAATAGAAcccaaaacaatgatttttagaattattgtctgTTTTACTGTTTGCCTGTGTGTTTGCACACGCTAATCTCAGAAACCACTCAACGTAGAAGGATGCGGTTTTCGCTGTCCTTGCCTTGGATTAATatttagtgtttatttcattcgaatcagtttataaataaaaaaggtatgTGAATTTTGTCAAACACTTTTCAAAGAAAGTGGTGGTGtggttccgaagcggtaacgtttcgtgtgctctgcctaccccatttgggaatacaggcgtaatttttgtgtgtttgtgtgtgtacttTTCAAAGAATCGTTGTTAATTTCGCGAAAACTTCGGTTATCTATTAAAGTTTTGATTAATTATAGTCTGTAAAATGATATAAGGAATTTAAGAATTGTTCCTAATTCGTCGTTAATCCTGTTTCGTCGGATTCCTGTTTCGTCAGATTCCTGATTCGTCGGATTTTCAATATCAAATGAAACTATGCAATTACCGTGatttttacttttgtatttaatatttaaaaggaATCTTCCTTTCTTATAAATATTGGTTTACTGCATGATAGATTTAGTTATATATAGATAATTCCGACGAAACAAGAatacgacgaatcaggaatcCGACGAAACGGGAAtacgacgaatcaggaacaattcacttcgattttcgagtttagTAGTAGGTAGTCCATCTGGGCCTATACTATTaaacagatttggatgaaatttgataagtaggcaCAGTCGGGTCTCTGGAATAGCACGCAGGCTATTTTTCATTATCCTTTCTGTTCTGTGCTTGTTGATGTTAGCCTGAATTAGCCTGTTGTTAGTAAGTCCTTAAATGAAATTGAACTTTGAGGTGGTTAAATAATTCCCCTGCTCCACCTATCTCTACCAGGCTATCTCCACTGGTAGAGATAagtatatggttattttttccaCCTGTCCCCACTGGTAGAGATAGGTGGAACCTATTAAGACTCTTATTTTAGTGGGGATACGTGGAAatattatgactttttgtctCTACTGGCAGGGACAGTCACACAAAATATTCACGtatctgaaagaaagaaagaaagaaaaagtttattcggcaatCTATCCTaactatacctatacctatctcTACTAACCATGAAGTGTTTTCTTAAGTGTCTAGATCAGGCGTTTTCGAGTctgcacacttttcgttcatcaaagtttcacggcacaccagcagggcgctactacgaaactcgaaactcgaagttcgtattgtaccgtccctctcgctctcgtttaagtgtcagagagaccgcacgacacgaacttcgagtttcgagtttcgtagtagccctgcagtaaaaaatagccaagtgcgagtcggactggtgCGTACGTAGGATAAAGGCGACGATcattcgccgaagtagtttaaaacaaattcagcgaccgcattaggtgaacgatgCAGTGTAATTGCAgctttagacatgttttatcaaaatcggttcagccgtttttgagacattgaactttgaagtgacaaaatgctgtcgggggttttccaactttttgttggttaggttataaattcAATATCTTGGAAACTAATTGACGTATCAAAATAATTCTTTCacatgtacctattattttttgttttcaacagACAATAGAGAAAGCTAAAAATCAAAACTAGTGAACATTTTTCAAAGTAGAGACGCTATGttcccatttgggaatacaggcgtgatgtttgtgtgttccATTATAATATTTCAACGCTCTCTATTATTTCATTCGATGAACATTgttatagacaaataaaattatttactgtgataaggttccatagtggatcagaaatcaaattggttgactgtacctatgtgaCCTATCCTATTTCGCAAAGGTGGTTAGGCAAATGGGATGCAttaggtttaggtatacctaatattagttTCAGTATTAGTGTTcctttataaaatttcaactcgctctattttttttaagtatgatttCGGGCACCAGAATATAAGTTAAGACATAAATGCTGTGTATAATCCCATTATATGTACATAGTTTTGTATTAATCCGGCACGTTGTTTCTAAGTAAGTACCAGTAGTCTGCTGCAATGGAATTGCTTGCGTCCTGGCAACTTATTTAACTAGCTGTAACGGACTTTAATAACTGTGGTACAATTATTTTTGGCCTCTTCTTTACTGAAAAAGTAAGTATCCATGTggaatttcttaaatttaattatgggGTTGCTGGAGATATGTCCTGCAGCAaccctaaattaaattaatgagggctatcgcgtatgaattcgccactagaggcgctagtgtatcgtgaggtctccgaaatgtcaaatctcatagtttttgggtgagctacgcgggtttatttataattagaataatttgtgaatattttgcaatatctgtaattaattatggcaaatatgcgttccggggcaatgaatgtctgtgttttgagacagttttgtctttcggaaacctttgtcctccgcttttttccgaacaaaactgagactatgcaacactgtggcatgctcgatatttttactgtacccttagtgtaagttttcggttacaaaatacgtctcgatcgcgttcgcgttaaaatctcaatttgtatggaaacacgaacatcgcaaacgttccgctagaggcgctgttcgtgtttgcatacaaattgtggttttaacgcgaacgcgatcgagacgtattttgtaaccgaaaacttactctaagggcactgcagggctactacgaaactcggaactcgaagttcgtgtcgtgcggtccctctcgctctcgtattaaatagtataagtgtcagcagggctactgcaaaactcgaaactcgaagttcgtgtggtgcggtccctctgacacttcgcacctttaaaattaaactgaaacaattcgaaatatacacatttccaaaataaaatttaaataaatacaatatggttaaattttaaaatgagaaaatttcgagttagtttaattttaaaggtgcgacattctatttaatacgagggcgagacggaccgcacgacacgaacttcgagttttgagtttcgtagtagcactgcgGATCGGATATGTGctgtcccgctcacgctaatagcatttattacGAGAGGACGAGAAATAGCATGATACCAATTTCGAACCGAGCCGGATCGACCATAGACaaactaataatcgctcgaaa is from Choristoneura fumiferana chromosome 3, NRCan_CFum_1, whole genome shotgun sequence and encodes:
- the LOC141426437 gene encoding tubulin glycylase 3A-like, whose amino-acid sequence is MTSVSENQSIYLNVGCDETRGGAGTTVKKKPIRSVKISKVPTTTTCKKPTCYACKKVKTINYDKGGVKRIYSPFTLTKLAPSPKPIIKTERRIPPLESHYKSYGLSPKEKMYIIASCQTRTSQYAYLKSLAANAIKNRKIFALYGYCNAVRKALVERGWVEKIPASRMNLSRIRNGIYTSKADIHSELERLLLSNFVEKYSPNFIWTSREEFKDNTIDMTSDYTTIVNKLRIDAMWTTKQGLCSSMKRNYWFYIENVAEVNVPRTYNSYESGEIEGFISDFKITACTSLLKWVLSMVANDRPVFVRSGKIPMNVLLFALNRCKEYLFKKQNKDIDRPVMPVSSGQWNSFLKKYYQIISKAEVFEADKNNQLPLYLGYAKLFLKEILKYRPQLSCEGCHNIWIVKPAHCSRGRGITMASKLGVLSGMLCKATSKYVVQKYIEEPLLIYDTKFDIRQYYLITNTCPLVVWMYRDCYLKFSSQKYNLRNYHESIHLTNNAVQKKYKNCDNRNDELPLNNMWHSDQYKKYLVGVGQEDVWDTVIYPGMRKSIVGVMLNCQDSLSECRHRFELYGCDFILDSKYNPWLIEINSCPDLQHTTPVTAKICPAVVSDIIKVVIDFAKNPNCSTGKFECIYRQPVTIPRYMLSGDLTVRGYSLPTDYFYRGQIEVKESYDNADIGKEKDINKIMKEMKKLYDEDVTLESEPDYLNLNTSKENIIVRDTHFTDSDIDETGGASSCSITEQLGDLLFNITPEKNSEPDGGETVNHLLIDSKYPEVPPKVETVLSKTLSTSKCSRSLIEDKSLDFGPVDDEPMSKVSGWVNPLQRAIHDLSSCATRGLDSTEMQGEIKKMNNMIHSKTESYHSIEQAVANLINFLKEKEKECRK